One genomic window of Euzebya rosea includes the following:
- a CDS encoding CaiB/BaiF CoA transferase family protein codes for MEQDTTPPERRGPLDGITVLDCSTILAGPLTCQILGDYGAEVIKVEHPSRPDGMRGHGRAVDGHGLWWKEVGRNKRTIGLYLGDDDGAQILRDLIATADVLVENFRPGTLERWGLGWEALSAVNPGLIVLRVTGFGQDGPYATRPAFGTLVEAMSGFAFMTGQPDGPPTLPAFGLADSIAGITGASAVSMALYHRDARGGAGQVIDLSLLEPIMTAVGPAPTVYDKTGEVQQRQGNTSSNNAPRNLYRTADDHWVAISTSADVIAERVLTLVGHPEVIDEPWFASGAGRAAHTDLLDGWVSEWIGTRSREDVQSAFAEVGAAVAPVYSAQDLVADPQVTAREMLTRVPDDDLGDLLQHNVLYRMSETPGGIRFTGRPHAADTDEVLRERLDLDPERIEDLRDRGILA; via the coding sequence GTGGAACAAGACACGACGCCGCCAGAGCGCCGGGGTCCCCTCGACGGGATCACGGTGCTCGACTGCTCGACGATCCTGGCAGGCCCGCTCACGTGCCAGATCCTCGGCGACTACGGCGCCGAGGTGATCAAGGTCGAACACCCCTCCCGACCAGACGGCATGCGTGGCCACGGGCGCGCCGTCGACGGCCATGGGTTGTGGTGGAAGGAAGTCGGCCGCAACAAGCGCACCATCGGGCTGTACCTCGGCGACGACGACGGGGCCCAGATCCTGCGCGACCTGATCGCCACCGCTGACGTGCTGGTGGAGAACTTCCGTCCCGGCACGCTGGAGCGCTGGGGTCTCGGCTGGGAGGCGCTGTCGGCGGTCAACCCGGGGCTGATCGTCCTGCGGGTCACCGGATTCGGCCAGGACGGGCCCTACGCGACGCGGCCGGCCTTCGGCACCCTGGTCGAGGCGATGAGCGGGTTCGCGTTCATGACCGGCCAGCCCGACGGCCCACCGACGTTGCCGGCCTTCGGACTGGCGGACTCCATCGCCGGCATCACGGGTGCGAGCGCCGTGTCCATGGCCCTGTACCACCGCGACGCCCGCGGCGGGGCAGGACAGGTCATCGACCTGAGCCTCCTGGAACCCATCATGACCGCCGTCGGGCCGGCGCCGACCGTCTACGACAAGACCGGTGAGGTGCAGCAGCGGCAGGGCAACACGTCCAGCAACAACGCCCCGCGCAACCTCTATCGCACCGCCGATGACCACTGGGTGGCGATCTCCACCAGCGCCGACGTGATCGCCGAGCGCGTCCTGACGCTGGTGGGTCATCCAGAGGTCATCGACGAACCGTGGTTCGCCTCCGGCGCTGGCCGTGCTGCCCACACCGACCTGCTGGACGGCTGGGTCAGCGAGTGGATCGGCACGCGGTCCCGTGAGGACGTGCAGTCAGCGTTCGCCGAGGTCGGTGCAGCCGTCGCACCGGTCTACTCCGCCCAGGACCTCGTCGCCGACCCGCAGGTCACCGCCCGCGAGATGTTGACCCGAGTGCCCGACGACGACCTCGGAGACCTCCTGCAGCACAACGTCCTGTACCGGATGAGCGAGACGCCTGGTGGGATCCGGTTCACCGGGCGCCCACATGCCGCGGACACCGACGAGGTGCTCCGCGAGCGGCTGGACCTGGACCCAGAGCGCATCGAGGACCTGCGTGACCGCGGCATCCTCGCCTGA
- a CDS encoding serine hydrolase domain-containing protein — MTRRALSLLVLLGLLAGACVPVEAGPGDLDELVDRWQATSGVDAVVVAVGRPGEEPRVVTAGSAEPDDRFRIGSITKTFVAATVMRLAEEEVLSLDDPLGRWVAEPARFGDVTLRQLLGHTSGVPEYTASGDFFEQLDRPWTPEEMVASIDRQAPDFPPGAGWRYSNTNYVLLGQVVEAATGEPYGAAVRDLVLDPAGLSTDIGTDLEVTLPGWYDIDHDGLDDDVSTDPYLPTLPWSSGEMVSTAGELARFATVLLTGELLEDESLAAMLAEDPFGQRYGLGLQWSTPDGVTDVVGHGGGVIGYVSVMWWVPSLDRSIVVLLNASGRADPTDLAELVLRRLVDESEEVGPGER; from the coding sequence GTGACCCGCCGGGCCCTGTCGCTGCTGGTCCTGCTGGGCCTCCTCGCCGGGGCGTGCGTTCCGGTCGAGGCCGGCCCCGGGGACCTTGACGAGCTCGTCGACCGGTGGCAGGCGACCAGCGGCGTCGACGCGGTCGTGGTGGCCGTCGGCCGGCCCGGTGAGGAGCCACGGGTCGTCACCGCCGGCTCGGCCGAACCCGACGACCGGTTCCGCATCGGCAGCATCACCAAGACGTTCGTCGCCGCCACCGTGATGCGTCTGGCGGAGGAGGAGGTCCTGTCCCTCGACGACCCGCTCGGGCGATGGGTCGCCGAACCCGCTCGCTTCGGCGACGTGACCCTGCGGCAGCTGCTCGGCCACACGAGCGGTGTCCCCGAGTACACCGCGAGCGGCGACTTCTTCGAGCAGCTCGACCGGCCGTGGACCCCCGAGGAGATGGTCGCCTCCATCGACCGTCAGGCCCCCGACTTCCCGCCCGGTGCCGGCTGGCGGTACTCCAACACCAACTACGTCCTGCTGGGCCAGGTCGTCGAGGCGGCGACCGGCGAACCCTACGGTGCGGCCGTCCGCGACCTCGTGCTGGACCCGGCAGGGTTGTCGACCGACATCGGGACCGACCTGGAGGTGACGCTTCCGGGGTGGTACGACATCGACCACGACGGCCTCGACGACGACGTCAGCACCGATCCGTACCTGCCGACCCTGCCGTGGTCGTCCGGGGAGATGGTGTCGACGGCCGGGGAGCTGGCCCGGTTCGCCACGGTGCTCCTGACCGGCGAGCTGCTGGAGGACGAGTCGTTGGCCGCGATGCTGGCGGAGGACCCGTTCGGACAGCGGTACGGGCTCGGGCTGCAGTGGAGCACCCCCGACGGTGTCACCGACGTCGTCGGCCACGGCGGCGGGGTCATCGGCTACGTCTCGGTGATGTGGTGGGTGCCCAGCCTCGACCGGTCGATCGTGGTGCTCCTCAACGCGTCGGGCCGGGCCGACCCGACGGACCTGGCCGAGCTGGTCCTGCGACGCTTGGTCGACGAGTCGGAGGAGGTCGGTCCCGGGGAGCGGTGA
- a CDS encoding AAA family ATPase, which yields MDTELTAVVRDRLTGAGLDPGVTAMVVAACTGTPLEEAATAAWPDGPTADASTTAGTSGVFLDGITVQGFRGIGETRRLDLPSGPGLTLVVGRNGSGKSSFAEGLEMCLTGESHRWAGRSKAWKETWRNLHDGDVARVDVELVGLDDTPRTLTHSWPDEGDVDTGRSVLDDGRSIEQLGWSTPLAQYRPLLSFNELGGMFDGRPADLYDAIADILGVQPLRDAVEVLRQARLADAKPIKAVKERRKALVEELRSSADPRAEQVLAAIDGRTWDLQAATEAMAEDSTEPTSDLSRLRALATLTGPHPVDATAAATALRDAHAAHAAATATDAGRADRIAALLRQAVTHVDHDGPLPCPLCSSGTTLDAGWAAEARTRADELAEQAQAVRRADADLAAARRTATALLSPPPDSLATAPFVGLDATDATTAWAAVHEGGVAAGDDPLALADHLESAVPVVHEAVTALNALAASTLDAKQDDWRPLANAVTRWVDDAHAALAAETRATKAKLAETWLADCASEIERARFEPIRDAVQGYWDRLRLQSNVSLKNLHLQRSGARRSLELDVAVDDRDASALGVMSQGELHALALAVFLPRATLDASPFRFLVLDDPVQAMDPSKVEGLAQVLAEVARTRQVIVLTHDTRLPDAVRQLQIEATVVEVQRRARSVVDLKVVDDPVGRHLDDAHAIARTADLKPAVRARLVAQMGRGALEALSVEVVRRRRLGRGEDHHDVDRLLADASTHDLLTLALFDDTGQGDQLFPTLNRWGRSFADVLNDCKKGTHVGERRIGDDREFVRQLRNLVERIRREAR from the coding sequence GTGGACACGGAACTGACCGCGGTCGTACGCGACCGGCTGACCGGTGCGGGGCTGGACCCGGGGGTGACGGCGATGGTGGTCGCCGCGTGCACCGGCACCCCGCTGGAGGAGGCCGCCACGGCGGCATGGCCCGATGGCCCCACCGCCGACGCGTCCACGACGGCCGGGACCTCGGGGGTCTTCCTCGACGGCATCACCGTCCAGGGGTTCCGGGGCATCGGCGAGACGCGTCGGCTGGACCTGCCGTCGGGGCCGGGACTGACCCTGGTGGTCGGTCGGAACGGGTCGGGCAAGTCCTCCTTCGCCGAGGGCCTCGAGATGTGCCTGACCGGCGAGTCCCATCGCTGGGCAGGCCGCAGCAAGGCGTGGAAGGAGACGTGGCGGAACCTCCACGACGGCGACGTCGCCCGCGTCGACGTCGAGCTGGTCGGGCTCGACGACACCCCGCGCACACTCACCCACAGCTGGCCCGACGAAGGGGACGTCGACACCGGACGGTCGGTCCTCGACGACGGCCGGTCGATCGAGCAGCTGGGCTGGTCGACCCCGCTGGCGCAGTACCGACCGCTCCTGTCGTTCAACGAGCTCGGCGGCATGTTCGACGGCCGTCCGGCGGACCTCTACGACGCCATCGCCGACATCCTCGGCGTGCAACCCCTCCGCGATGCCGTGGAGGTGCTGCGCCAGGCTCGGCTGGCCGACGCCAAGCCGATCAAGGCCGTGAAGGAGCGTCGCAAGGCGTTGGTGGAGGAGCTGCGGTCGTCCGCCGACCCCCGCGCCGAGCAGGTCCTGGCGGCGATCGACGGTCGTACCTGGGACCTGCAGGCGGCGACCGAGGCCATGGCGGAGGACAGCACCGAGCCCACGTCGGACTTGTCCCGCCTGCGTGCCCTGGCAACCCTCACCGGCCCGCACCCCGTCGACGCGACCGCTGCGGCCACGGCCCTGCGTGACGCCCACGCGGCCCACGCCGCCGCCACCGCCACCGACGCCGGACGGGCCGACCGGATCGCCGCGCTGCTCCGCCAGGCCGTCACCCACGTCGACCACGACGGGCCGTTGCCCTGTCCCCTGTGCAGCTCGGGCACCACGCTGGACGCGGGCTGGGCGGCCGAGGCCAGGACCAGGGCCGACGAGCTTGCCGAGCAGGCGCAGGCCGTCCGCCGGGCCGACGCCGACCTGGCCGCCGCCCGCCGCACCGCGACCGCGCTGCTGTCCCCTCCCCCGGACTCGTTGGCCACCGCGCCGTTCGTGGGGCTGGACGCCACCGACGCGACGACCGCTTGGGCAGCAGTGCACGAGGGTGGTGTTGCAGCCGGCGACGACCCGCTGGCGCTCGCCGACCACCTGGAGTCCGCCGTCCCCGTCGTCCACGAGGCCGTCACCGCGCTGAACGCCCTGGCCGCGTCGACCCTGGACGCCAAGCAGGACGACTGGCGACCGCTGGCGAACGCCGTGACCCGCTGGGTCGACGACGCCCATGCGGCGCTGGCGGCGGAGACCCGCGCGACGAAGGCCAAGCTGGCCGAGACGTGGCTGGCCGACTGCGCCAGCGAGATCGAGCGGGCCCGGTTCGAGCCGATCCGCGACGCCGTGCAGGGCTACTGGGACCGGCTGCGACTGCAGTCCAACGTCAGCCTGAAGAACCTCCACCTGCAGCGGTCGGGCGCGCGACGGTCGCTGGAGCTCGACGTCGCGGTGGACGACCGGGACGCCTCGGCCCTGGGGGTGATGAGCCAGGGCGAGCTGCACGCGCTGGCGCTGGCGGTGTTCCTGCCCCGGGCCACGCTGGACGCGAGCCCCTTCAGGTTCCTCGTGCTCGACGACCCCGTGCAGGCGATGGACCCCTCGAAGGTGGAGGGGCTGGCGCAGGTGCTGGCGGAGGTGGCCCGGACCCGGCAGGTGATCGTGCTGACCCACGACACCCGGCTGCCCGACGCCGTCCGGCAGCTGCAGATCGAGGCGACGGTGGTGGAGGTGCAGCGGCGCGCCAGGTCGGTGGTCGACCTGAAGGTGGTCGACGATCCGGTGGGTCGGCACCTCGACGACGCCCACGCCATCGCCCGGACCGCTGACCTCAAGCCGGCGGTCCGGGCACGCCTGGTCGCCCAGATGGGACGTGGTGCGCTGGAGGCGTTGTCGGTGGAGGTCGTGCGCCGGCGGCGGCTCGGCCGGGGCGAGGACCATCACGACGTCGACCGCCTGCTGGCCGACGCCTCGACCCACGACCTGCTGACCCTCGCGCTGTTCGACGACACGGGGCAGGGCGATCAGCTGTTCCCCACCCTCAACCGCTGGGGGCGGTCGTTCGCCGACGTGCTCAACGACTGCAAGAAGGGCACTCACGTCGGCGAACGACGGATCGGCGACGACCGGGAGTTCGTGCGACAGCTGCGGAACCTGGTCGAGCGGATCCGACGGGAGGCCCGGTGA
- a CDS encoding PhoX family protein, translating into MDRGINRRAVLRGTALAAAAMAGGPFQGFTAWAQPQARRGRPLDYGPLGPVADLRDDTVRLLLPEGFEYRSFDVTGGTLGDGTTIPGRHDGMAAFRVRGGRTLLVRNHEVNGPVGAFGDPGTAYDPAAGGGTTTIEVDRFGNVTDSAVSLNGTQMNCSGGAMPWGSWLSCEETVNGPDVGNDFTGADNSLLQAKHGYVFDVPAQLPADPAAANEPIRSAGRFAHESAVWDPGTKGLYMTEDNFGFPSGFYRYLPPTNPMRTRRLVDGGRLQMLAVVGQPNIDLAGESGPAPAVGSTYDVEWVDIPDPDPTFAPGTTNNEAIQAVGQQGRDAGAAIFSRLEGAATRGGTVWFTSTQGGAMPPGTSDPSGFGRGRGQVWAYHAPTETLRLVYESPSRDVLDFPDNIATSRSNTLVLCEDGDDGNFLRGLTRDGRIFDFARNNIAGRTDDEFAGATFGPDWHTLYVNIQAGSGLTFAIWGPWQRGGF; encoded by the coding sequence ATGGATCGAGGGATCAACCGGCGAGCCGTGCTTCGCGGGACCGCACTGGCCGCTGCAGCGATGGCAGGTGGACCCTTCCAGGGGTTCACGGCGTGGGCCCAGCCACAGGCGCGACGCGGCCGACCGCTCGACTACGGGCCGCTGGGACCCGTCGCCGACCTGCGGGACGACACGGTGCGCCTGCTGCTGCCGGAGGGGTTCGAGTACCGCTCCTTCGACGTGACGGGCGGCACGCTCGGGGACGGGACCACCATCCCCGGGCGCCACGACGGCATGGCCGCCTTCCGGGTGCGGGGAGGCCGGACGTTGCTGGTCCGCAACCACGAGGTCAACGGCCCCGTCGGCGCCTTCGGCGATCCGGGTACCGCGTACGACCCGGCAGCCGGCGGCGGCACCACCACCATCGAGGTCGACCGGTTCGGCAACGTCACCGACAGCGCGGTGAGCCTCAACGGCACCCAGATGAACTGCTCGGGTGGGGCGATGCCATGGGGCAGCTGGCTGTCGTGCGAGGAGACCGTCAACGGTCCGGACGTCGGCAACGACTTCACCGGCGCGGACAACAGCCTGCTGCAGGCCAAGCACGGCTACGTCTTCGACGTGCCGGCCCAGCTGCCCGCCGACCCGGCGGCGGCCAACGAACCGATCCGCAGCGCCGGACGGTTCGCCCACGAGTCGGCCGTCTGGGATCCCGGCACCAAGGGCCTGTACATGACCGAGGACAACTTCGGGTTCCCGTCGGGCTTCTACCGGTACCTGCCCCCCACCAACCCGATGCGGACGCGTCGCTTGGTCGACGGTGGCCGGCTGCAGATGCTGGCCGTGGTGGGACAGCCCAACATCGACCTCGCCGGTGAGTCGGGCCCGGCGCCCGCCGTCGGCAGCACCTACGACGTCGAGTGGGTCGACATCCCGGACCCCGATCCCACCTTCGCGCCGGGCACGACCAACAACGAGGCCATACAGGCGGTCGGCCAGCAGGGCCGGGACGCAGGCGCGGCGATCTTCTCGCGACTGGAGGGCGCCGCAACCCGCGGGGGCACGGTCTGGTTCACCTCGACCCAGGGCGGTGCCATGCCCCCGGGCACCAGCGACCCGTCGGGCTTCGGCCGGGGCCGGGGACAGGTCTGGGCGTACCACGCCCCGACGGAGACCCTCCGGCTGGTCTATGAGTCACCCTCGAGGGACGTGCTGGACTTCCCCGACAACATCGCGACCAGCCGGTCCAACACGTTGGTCCTGTGCGAGGACGGCGACGACGGCAACTTCCTGCGCGGCCTGACACGCGACGGACGGATCTTCGACTTCGCCAGGAACAACATCGCCGGCCGGACCGACGACGAGTTCGCCGGCGCGACGTTCGGACCCGACTGGCACACCCTCTACGTCAACATCCAGGCAGGCAGCGGCCTGACGTTCGCGATCTGGGGACCCTGGCAGCGCGGCGGCTTCTGA
- a CDS encoding IclR family transcriptional regulator, translated as MADAEPKRLIATVERATDVLTLFTRVDRQDLGVTEIANELGLSKAVIHRVLNTLAAKGFIETDEETRRYRLGPAVLALGEAYVDRLDIRGLALPHMKALSEQTNETATISRRYRWERLYVDQITPEREVKMTVALGRRFPLHAGGSSKAFLAFLSLEDQEAYIAQNQLDELTEHTITDPDALRRDLALTRERGYASSDGERQSGASSVAAPVMDHRGEPIAVISVCGPKERFQGVREQAIELLLDTTKTLTRHMGGDHAPSAF; from the coding sequence GTGGCCGATGCAGAGCCGAAGCGGCTGATCGCGACCGTCGAGCGCGCGACGGACGTGCTGACGCTGTTCACGAGGGTGGACCGACAGGACCTCGGGGTGACCGAGATCGCCAACGAGCTTGGGTTGTCCAAGGCGGTGATCCACCGGGTGCTCAACACGCTTGCGGCCAAGGGGTTCATCGAGACCGACGAGGAGACCCGTCGATATCGCCTCGGGCCGGCGGTCCTGGCGCTGGGGGAGGCCTACGTCGATCGGCTGGACATCCGTGGCCTGGCGCTCCCCCACATGAAGGCCCTGTCGGAGCAGACCAACGAGACGGCGACGATCTCACGGCGCTACCGCTGGGAGCGGTTGTACGTCGACCAGATCACCCCGGAGCGGGAGGTGAAGATGACGGTGGCGCTGGGTCGGCGGTTCCCGCTGCACGCCGGTGGTTCGTCCAAGGCGTTCCTCGCGTTCCTCAGCCTCGAGGACCAGGAGGCCTACATCGCCCAGAACCAGCTGGACGAGCTGACAGAGCACACCATCACCGACCCCGATGCGCTCCGGCGAGACCTGGCGCTGACCCGCGAGCGCGGCTACGCATCATCGGACGGCGAGCGGCAGAGCGGTGCGTCCAGCGTGGCAGCGCCGGTGATGGACCACCGCGGTGAGCCCATCGCCGTCATCAGCGTCTGCGGGCCGAAGGAGCGATTCCAGGGTGTGCGGGAGCAGGCCATCGAGCTGCTGCTGGACACGACGAAGACCCTGACTCGGCACATGGGCGGCGACCACGCACCAAGCGCGTTCTGA
- a CDS encoding ABC transporter permease subunit has translation MSTLLRAELLKQRTTRMVPVVLAASLAIAVLALTQIIDNAGVRGAPSLGTLAHARQIIGVPVLASIPLLVLGVMSVTTEYRHGTVTATFLAEPIRWRVLVSKVVVAAGLAFAWAVVAVVVVNAIAIPWLAREGVDHLAMLTPTLWTSIAVSLVVLPLFAAMGVGIGAIARSQVPAVVVPIVWLLLLEPNLIAPRFTAIERYLPGVASSIAGSTPHAPAAPFWFGLVVLVAWVAVLLAAGTAMTRRRDL, from the coding sequence ATGTCAACGCTCCTGCGCGCTGAGCTCCTCAAGCAGCGCACCACCCGCATGGTCCCCGTCGTCCTCGCGGCGTCGCTGGCCATCGCCGTCCTCGCCCTGACCCAGATCATCGACAACGCCGGCGTCCGTGGGGCCCCGTCGCTCGGGACGCTCGCACACGCCCGGCAGATCATCGGTGTGCCCGTGCTGGCCTCGATCCCGCTGCTGGTCCTCGGCGTCATGTCCGTCACGACCGAGTACCGACACGGCACCGTCACCGCCACGTTCCTCGCCGAACCGATCCGCTGGCGGGTCCTCGTCTCCAAGGTCGTCGTGGCCGCCGGCCTGGCCTTCGCGTGGGCCGTCGTCGCGGTCGTCGTCGTCAACGCCATCGCCATCCCGTGGCTGGCGCGGGAGGGCGTCGACCACCTCGCCATGCTGACCCCGACGCTGTGGACCTCCATCGCGGTGTCGCTGGTCGTCCTGCCGCTGTTCGCAGCGATGGGCGTCGGGATCGGCGCCATCGCACGGTCACAGGTGCCTGCGGTCGTGGTGCCGATCGTGTGGCTGCTGCTGCTCGAGCCCAACCTGATCGCCCCGCGGTTCACGGCGATCGAGCGGTACCTGCCGGGCGTCGCCAGCAGCATCGCCGGCAGCACGCCCCATGCCCCGGCCGCGCCGTTCTGGTTCGGCTTGGTCGTGCTCGTCGCATGGGTGGCCGTGCTGCTCGCCGCCGGCACGGCCATGACCCGGCGGAGGGACCTGTGA
- a CDS encoding HpcH/HpaI aldolase/citrate lyase family protein: MTAASSPEPARAAAGVLHHSYLYAPGSRPDVMRKALRSGADVVLLDLEDAVPPEGKAQARAAVLTLLAEIADEAPPSGDHTPEVHVRINVDGGWWDHDDLEAVVSPALSAIRLPKAEDPTAVHEVAAVLDRLERQHGIAAGRIGLYPLIESAAGIDRARDLLSCPRVVRAALGSSDLLADLGILEDTPATTGFLRGALVLASRLAGAGPPIDSVHTDLDDVDGLRRAARWARDMGFVGKSLIHPRQIDPTHKAFAPTDAEVARATALLDRADDGASRDGSQFVDPAVVARARSVLRLQRNP, encoded by the coding sequence GTGACCGCGGCATCCTCGCCTGAGCCCGCGCGCGCCGCCGCCGGCGTGCTGCACCACAGCTACCTCTACGCCCCCGGGTCCCGCCCGGACGTGATGCGCAAGGCGTTGCGGTCCGGGGCAGATGTGGTGCTCCTCGACCTCGAGGACGCCGTCCCGCCGGAGGGCAAGGCCCAGGCCCGTGCCGCGGTGCTCACCCTCCTGGCCGAGATCGCCGACGAGGCACCGCCGTCCGGGGACCACACCCCCGAGGTCCACGTCCGCATCAACGTCGACGGCGGCTGGTGGGACCACGACGACCTCGAGGCCGTCGTCAGCCCGGCCCTGTCGGCGATCCGCCTGCCCAAGGCGGAGGACCCGACCGCCGTCCACGAGGTGGCGGCCGTGCTGGACCGCCTCGAGCGGCAGCACGGCATCGCGGCCGGCCGGATCGGCCTGTACCCGCTGATCGAGTCCGCCGCGGGGATCGACCGGGCCCGCGACCTCCTCTCCTGTCCACGGGTCGTCCGCGCCGCCCTCGGCAGCAGCGACCTGCTGGCGGACCTCGGGATCCTCGAGGACACCCCCGCGACCACCGGGTTCCTGCGGGGCGCGCTGGTGCTCGCCTCCCGCCTGGCCGGTGCCGGCCCCCCGATCGACAGCGTCCACACCGACCTCGACGACGTCGACGGCCTGCGCCGCGCTGCCCGCTGGGCCCGCGACATGGGCTTCGTCGGCAAGTCCCTGATCCATCCGCGGCAGATCGACCCCACCCACAAGGCGTTCGCGCCGACGGACGCCGAGGTCGCCCGCGCCACCGCCCTGCTCGACCGCGCCGACGACGGCGCCAGCCGTGACGGCAGCCAGTTCGTCGACCCCGCCGTCGTGGCCCGAGCCCGCTCCGTCCTTCGACTCCAGAGGAACCCGTGA
- a CDS encoding thermonuclease family protein translates to MDVQGRLGWGLASLALLAVLTGGCTSTAEGEPSSPTPAASGDPAGPEDTVPSEDTAVDVVPSVSDTPQPSDEGALLYVVDEKDGDSFVASDGVEYRVGMVNAPERSECGGAEASRRAHELMASGFTAEAYATDDYGRQVARVHTSTGDLGVLMAREGLVDDRYLEQFRHQHPAYAAELDTAFAEARSAAAGLWQTCWAPPAERRGGVVEPATGHTGRTGQWACHPAYRECLPDGPDLDCREVGHTVELLGNDDPFRLDGNSTTATDGWGCDTYPAWSPTERYPYYEG, encoded by the coding sequence GTGGACGTGCAGGGACGGCTGGGGTGGGGGCTGGCGAGCCTGGCCCTGCTGGCCGTCCTGACCGGCGGCTGCACCTCGACTGCGGAAGGGGAGCCCTCGTCGCCGACCCCGGCGGCCTCGGGCGACCCCGCGGGGCCGGAGGACACAGTGCCGTCCGAGGACACCGCGGTCGACGTGGTGCCGTCCGTGTCCGACACGCCCCAACCGTCGGATGAAGGGGCGCTGCTGTACGTCGTCGACGAGAAGGACGGCGATTCGTTCGTCGCCAGCGACGGGGTGGAGTACCGGGTCGGGATGGTCAACGCGCCCGAACGATCCGAGTGCGGCGGGGCCGAGGCATCCCGTCGGGCCCACGAGCTGATGGCGTCCGGCTTCACGGCCGAGGCCTACGCCACCGACGACTACGGCCGGCAGGTCGCCCGTGTCCACACCTCGACGGGTGACCTCGGCGTCCTCATGGCCCGCGAGGGGCTGGTCGACGACCGTTACCTCGAGCAGTTCCGCCACCAGCACCCCGCCTACGCCGCGGAGCTGGACACCGCCTTCGCGGAGGCCCGCTCGGCCGCCGCCGGCCTGTGGCAGACGTGCTGGGCACCACCGGCGGAGCGCCGAGGCGGTGTGGTCGAACCGGCCACAGGACACACCGGCCGGACGGGACAGTGGGCCTGCCACCCGGCCTACCGCGAGTGCCTGCCCGACGGCCCCGACCTGGACTGTCGCGAGGTCGGCCACACCGTCGAGCTGCTCGGCAACGACGATCCCTTCCGCCTCGACGGCAACTCCACGACCGCGACCGACGGCTGGGGCTGTGACACCTACCCGGCGTGGTCCCCGACCGAGCGCTACCCCTACTACGAGGGCTGA
- a CDS encoding cyclase family protein has translation MTTLTDLFAGHRAIDLSRPYVIGMPQSPNHPRYWHSLPRRHGDTVRGDGGSAANDVIMLGTHVGTHMDALAHVSHDGLLHGGIDASAASVGGRFRTLGIDEVAPIMGRGILLDVPAAMQRDACEPAHEITPDELEAALALADVDPTPGDVLIVRSGWGQRWDEGDAYIGKDSGVPGVGEAGARWLAAHRPAAVGADTIAFEHLPAGKGHAALPAHRVLLVETGINIIETMALEELATETSRLGVRHFPIVVVPLPLVGATGSPVRPLALLEDREATA, from the coding sequence GTGACGACCCTGACCGACCTGTTCGCCGGCCACCGGGCCATCGACCTGTCCCGTCCGTACGTGATCGGGATGCCGCAGTCCCCCAACCACCCCCGGTACTGGCACTCGCTGCCGCGCCGCCACGGCGACACGGTGCGGGGGGACGGTGGCTCCGCCGCCAACGACGTCATCATGCTCGGGACCCACGTGGGGACCCACATGGATGCGCTGGCCCACGTCAGCCACGACGGCCTGCTGCACGGCGGCATAGACGCGTCGGCGGCGTCGGTGGGCGGACGGTTCCGGACCCTCGGCATCGACGAGGTCGCCCCCATCATGGGGCGGGGCATCCTCCTCGACGTGCCGGCGGCCATGCAGCGCGACGCGTGCGAGCCAGCGCACGAGATCACCCCCGACGAGCTCGAGGCGGCCCTGGCCCTCGCCGACGTCGATCCAACCCCGGGCGACGTGCTGATCGTGCGGTCGGGGTGGGGCCAGCGATGGGACGAGGGGGACGCCTACATCGGCAAGGACTCCGGGGTCCCCGGCGTCGGCGAGGCCGGCGCCCGCTGGCTGGCCGCCCACCGGCCGGCCGCGGTCGGGGCCGACACAATCGCCTTCGAACACCTGCCCGCCGGCAAGGGCCACGCCGCCCTCCCCGCCCACCGCGTGCTGCTGGTCGAGACCGGCATCAACATCATCGAGACGATGGCGCTGGAGGAGCTGGCTACCGAGACGAGCCGGCTGGGCGTCAGGCATTTCCCGATCGTGGTCGTGCCACTCCCACTGGTCGGTGCGACGGGATCGCCGGTGCGTCCCCTGGCGCTGCTCGAGGACCGAGAGGCCACGGCATGA